In Hwangdonia lutea, a single window of DNA contains:
- the pflB gene encoding formate C-acetyltransferase: MEVKQFKNGIWTEKVDVRNFVINNITPYHGTHDFLVGPSAKTQKLWDVCKAATKEERQNNGVRSVDTETISTVSAFNAGYIDKENEVIVGLQTDELLKRTMKPFGGFKVVQKALAEQGVKPNEAITELFSKYVKTHNDGVFDAYTTEIKKYRSLGFLTGLPDNYARGRIIGDYRRVALYGINFLIEAKKEDLENITGPMTEAAIRLREEISEQIKSLKEMIVLGAKYNLDLSRPAENAREAVQWTYMAYLAAVKEQDGAAMSLGNVSTFLDIYIENDLQDGVITEEEAQEYIDQFVMKLRMVRHLRMGAYDEIFAGDPTWVTEAIGGMFEDGRTKVTKTSFRFLNTLYNLGPSPEPNMTILWSEDLPQNFKDYCAKVSIDTSSIQFENDALMRKSRGSDDYGIACCVSYQELGKSIQFFGARTNLAKTLLLAINGGRCEETGVQIVDGIEACDCEYLDFNKVMANFKIAMKEVARVYNDSMNIIHYMHDKYYYEKAQMALIDTNPKIDIAYGIAGLSIVADSLSAIKYAKVKPIRDEGGLTVDFKVEGEFPCYGNDDDRVDTLAANAVSDFNNELKQLPVYKNAEPTMSVLTITSNVSYGKKTGATPDGRAKGVPFAPGANPMHGRDSNGAIASLNSVAKIDYEDSQDGISNTFSIVPKSLGADKVDQIENLATILDGYFSRNAQHVNVNVLNKETLLDAMEHPEEYPQLTIRVSGYAVNFVRLTKEQQLEVITRSFHESM, encoded by the coding sequence ATGGAAGTAAAGCAATTTAAAAACGGGATTTGGACTGAGAAAGTCGACGTAAGAAATTTTGTTATAAATAATATTACGCCGTACCACGGCACACACGATTTTTTAGTGGGCCCGAGTGCAAAAACCCAAAAGTTATGGGATGTTTGTAAAGCAGCCACCAAAGAGGAAAGACAAAACAATGGTGTACGCAGTGTGGACACCGAAACCATTTCAACAGTTAGCGCCTTTAATGCGGGGTATATCGATAAAGAAAATGAGGTGATTGTTGGTTTGCAAACCGATGAGCTACTTAAAAGAACCATGAAACCTTTTGGTGGTTTTAAAGTGGTTCAAAAAGCACTGGCGGAGCAGGGTGTAAAGCCCAATGAGGCCATAACCGAATTGTTTTCAAAATATGTTAAAACCCATAACGACGGTGTTTTTGATGCCTACACTACCGAGATTAAAAAATACCGCTCTCTAGGTTTTTTAACAGGTCTGCCCGATAATTACGCACGAGGTAGAATTATAGGCGATTACCGTCGCGTAGCCCTTTACGGCATCAACTTTTTAATTGAAGCTAAAAAAGAAGATTTAGAAAATATTACGGGTCCCATGACCGAAGCTGCAATTCGTTTGCGTGAGGAGATTTCAGAGCAAATAAAATCTTTAAAGGAAATGATTGTTCTTGGAGCCAAATATAATTTGGATTTAAGCCGTCCGGCAGAAAATGCCAGAGAGGCGGTACAGTGGACTTACATGGCGTATTTAGCTGCTGTAAAAGAACAAGACGGTGCAGCGATGTCTTTGGGTAACGTATCCACTTTCTTAGATATTTATATTGAAAACGATTTGCAAGACGGCGTAATTACCGAAGAAGAAGCCCAAGAATACATCGATCAGTTTGTAATGAAATTACGCATGGTGCGCCATTTACGAATGGGTGCTTACGACGAAATATTTGCTGGCGACCCCACTTGGGTAACCGAAGCTATTGGCGGTATGTTTGAAGACGGCAGGACGAAAGTAACCAAAACATCGTTCCGTTTCTTAAACACACTGTACAATTTAGGGCCATCACCAGAACCTAATATGACGATTCTTTGGTCTGAAGATTTACCACAAAACTTTAAAGATTATTGTGCCAAGGTTTCGATTGATACTTCTTCAATTCAGTTTGAAAATGATGCCTTAATGCGTAAAAGCAGAGGCTCTGATGATTACGGAATCGCCTGCTGTGTATCGTATCAAGAATTAGGTAAATCCATTCAATTCTTTGGCGCCCGTACCAATTTAGCCAAAACTTTATTGCTGGCCATTAATGGTGGTCGTTGCGAAGAAACCGGGGTGCAAATTGTAGATGGCATTGAGGCCTGCGATTGCGAGTATTTGGATTTCAACAAAGTTATGGCCAACTTTAAAATAGCCATGAAAGAAGTGGCACGTGTTTATAATGATTCTATGAACATTATTCACTACATGCACGATAAATACTATTACGAAAAAGCGCAAATGGCTTTGATTGATACCAATCCCAAAATAGATATTGCGTATGGTATTGCCGGTTTATCGATAGTTGCAGATTCACTTTCAGCCATAAAATATGCCAAGGTAAAACCCATTAGAGACGAAGGTGGTTTAACGGTTGATTTTAAAGTTGAAGGCGAATTCCCTTGCTATGGTAATGACGACGATAGGGTAGATACGCTAGCAGCAAATGCTGTATCCGATTTTAACAACGAATTAAAACAACTTCCAGTTTATAAAAACGCAGAACCAACCATGTCTGTTTTAACCATTACATCAAATGTGTCTTATGGTAAAAAAACAGGAGCAACACCCGATGGAAGAGCCAAAGGTGTACCCTTTGCACCCGGAGCAAACCCCATGCACGGGCGCGATTCTAACGGGGCGATTGCATCGTTAAACTCAGTGGCCAAAATTGATTATGAAGATTCTCAAGATGGTATTTCAAATACCTTCTCTATTGTACCAAAATCTTTGGGAGCGGACAAAGTCGATCAAATAGAGAATTTGGCAACTATTCTGGATGGTTATTTCTCAAGAAATGCGCAACATGTTAATGTGAATGTATTAAACAAGGAAACTTTATTGGACGCTATGGAGCACCCAGAAGAATATCCGCAATTAACCATTCGTGTTTCTGGTTATGCTGTAAACTTTGTAAGATTAACCAAAGAGCAGCAACTTGAAGTTATTACACGTTCTTTTCACGAATCTATGTAG
- a CDS encoding acetyl-CoA C-acyltransferase translates to MKQAYIVKAYRTAVGKAPKGVFRFKRTDELAAETIQHMMKELPDFDKKRIDDVIVGNAMPEGSQGLNMARFISLIGLNSVDVPGVTVNRFCASGIETIGIATAKIQSGMADCIIAGGAESMSAVPMTGFKPELNYDTVKAGHEDYYWGMGNTAEAVANQFKVSREDQDEFAYNSHMKALRAQAEDRFQDQIVPIDVEQTYIDNNGKKATKKYTVTKDEGPRKGTNLEALAKLRPVFAQGGSVTAGNSSQMSDGAAFVMIMSEDMVKELNLEPIARLVNYAAAGVEPRIMGIGPVKAIPKALKQAGLKQDDLELIELNEAFASQSLAVIRELDLNPDIINVNGGAIALGHPLGCTGAKLSVQLFDEMRKRNMTGKYGAVTMCVGTGQGACGIFEFLN, encoded by the coding sequence ATGAAACAAGCATATATAGTAAAAGCATACAGAACGGCCGTCGGTAAAGCACCTAAAGGCGTGTTCCGTTTCAAAAGAACAGACGAACTCGCTGCTGAAACCATTCAGCACATGATGAAAGAACTACCAGATTTCGATAAAAAACGCATCGACGATGTTATTGTTGGTAACGCTATGCCCGAAGGTTCACAAGGTTTAAATATGGCGCGATTTATTTCTTTAATCGGATTAAACAGTGTTGACGTACCAGGGGTTACTGTAAATCGTTTTTGCGCATCGGGTATTGAAACTATCGGTATTGCAACTGCAAAAATTCAATCTGGTATGGCCGATTGTATTATCGCTGGTGGCGCAGAAAGTATGAGTGCAGTACCAATGACAGGGTTTAAACCAGAGTTAAATTACGATACCGTAAAAGCGGGTCATGAAGATTATTACTGGGGCATGGGAAACACGGCAGAAGCTGTTGCCAATCAGTTTAAGGTATCTCGTGAAGATCAAGATGAGTTTGCATACAATTCACATATGAAAGCTTTAAGAGCACAAGCCGAAGATCGTTTTCAAGATCAAATTGTACCAATCGATGTCGAACAAACTTATATTGATAACAACGGCAAAAAAGCAACTAAAAAATATACCGTGACGAAAGATGAAGGTCCTCGAAAAGGAACAAATCTTGAAGCCTTGGCAAAACTCCGCCCCGTATTTGCTCAAGGCGGAAGTGTTACTGCAGGAAACTCATCGCAAATGAGTGATGGCGCTGCATTTGTAATGATTATGAGCGAAGACATGGTAAAAGAATTAAACCTTGAACCTATTGCACGTTTAGTCAATTATGCTGCTGCAGGAGTCGAGCCACGCATTATGGGAATTGGTCCCGTCAAGGCCATTCCGAAAGCCTTAAAACAAGCAGGTTTAAAACAAGACGATTTAGAACTTATCGAATTAAACGAAGCCTTCGCTTCGCAATCTTTAGCAGTCATCAGGGAGTTGGATTTAAATCCAGACATCATTAACGTAAATGGTGGTGCTATTGCACTTGGTCACCCACTCGGATGCACAGGAGCAAAACTTTCGGTGCAGTTATTTGATGAAATGCGTAAACGAAACATGACAGGAAAATACGGAGCCGTAACCATGTGTGTGGGTACCGGACAAGGTGCTTGCGGGATATTTGAATTTTTGAATTAA
- the pflA gene encoding pyruvate formate-lyase-activating protein: protein MLNLKFTIIKTAENILRVHSIESFGTHDGPGIRFIVFLQGCKLKCLYCHNPDSIETSGGKAYQIEELVQMALKMKPYFGKKGGVTVSGGEPLLQSKALIPFFKRLKEEGIHTNIDTNGRILNHFSKELLDDYADLIMLDIKHMTESGYKYITGKPVKEIAFNLAKHREDSGKKMWLRYVLIPGVTSNPEILHALGKHFKGYKTIEKIEIQPYHKLGIHKWEALGWEYQLKDARENTEEELQVAQDLLKKYFKEVKIN, encoded by the coding sequence GTGCTTAACCTAAAATTCACGATTATCAAAACAGCCGAAAACATATTAAGAGTTCATTCCATCGAATCTTTCGGGACGCACGATGGCCCAGGAATACGCTTTATTGTATTCTTGCAAGGGTGCAAATTAAAGTGCTTGTATTGCCATAATCCAGATTCAATTGAAACCTCGGGTGGTAAAGCATATCAAATTGAAGAGTTGGTGCAAATGGCGCTTAAAATGAAACCGTACTTCGGAAAAAAAGGAGGTGTTACCGTTTCCGGTGGCGAACCTTTATTGCAATCAAAAGCATTAATTCCTTTTTTTAAACGATTGAAAGAAGAAGGCATCCACACCAACATTGATACCAATGGCAGAATATTGAATCATTTTTCAAAAGAATTATTAGATGATTATGCCGATTTAATCATGTTGGATATCAAACACATGACCGAATCGGGTTATAAATACATCACCGGAAAACCTGTAAAGGAAATAGCCTTTAATCTAGCAAAGCACAGAGAAGATTCAGGTAAAAAAATGTGGCTGCGCTATGTTTTAATTCCAGGAGTTACCAGTAACCCGGAAATTTTGCATGCCTTGGGTAAACATTTCAAAGGCTATAAAACTATTGAGAAAATTGAAATTCAGCCATATCATAAATTAGGTATTCATAAATGGGAAGCTTTGGGTTGGGAGTATCAGCTTAAAGACGCGCGCGAAAACACCGAAGAAGAATTGCAAGTGGCCCAAGACTTATTGAAAAAATATTTTAAAGAAGTAAAGATTAATTAA
- a CDS encoding AMP-dependent synthetase/ligase, with the protein MTEITRIFDFPYYQLEKYNLKKAFTTKYDGEWKSISTQEYINQANTISRGLLRLGVQPDDKIAVISSTNRTEWNILDIGILQIGAQNVPIYPTICSEDYEYILNHSEAKYCFVSDAEIIKKLNTVKASTKLKNVYTFDEVSGETHWNEVLKLGEDDTNQNEVEARKKAVKSNDLATLIYTSGTTGKPKGVMLSHSNLVSNVLDSEKRVPFDYGESKSLSFLPVCHVFERMILYLYQYCGVEIYFAESIEAMGDNLKEIKPNVMTAVPRLYEKVYDKIIAKGADLSGIKKMLFFWAVELGLKYEPYGKNGWWYETQLKLARKLIFSKWKEGLGNNLDLMVSGSAALQPRLTRIFAAAEMPIMEGYGLTETSPVISVNDQRDGGFKIGTVGKVIDKVEVKIAKDGEILVKGPNVMLGYYKDAEKTASVMTDDYFHTGDIGELDAEGFLKITDRKKEMFKTSGGKYVAPALIENRFKQSRFIEQIMVIGEGEKMPAALIQINFEFVEEWAKRHNIKFSSSKDLITNDTLHDRIQEEIDDANKHFGKWEHIKKFEITPDLWTIDGGHLTPTMKMKRKAIKEIYKDLIEKIYRS; encoded by the coding sequence ATGACAGAGATTACACGAATTTTCGATTTTCCATATTATCAACTAGAAAAGTATAATTTAAAAAAGGCATTCACTACGAAATACGATGGCGAGTGGAAGTCAATTTCAACCCAAGAATACATAAATCAAGCAAACACGATTAGCAGAGGTTTGTTAAGATTGGGAGTGCAACCAGACGATAAAATTGCGGTAATTTCGTCGACCAACCGAACCGAATGGAATATATTGGACATAGGAATTTTGCAAATTGGCGCACAAAATGTGCCTATTTATCCTACGATTTGTTCGGAAGATTACGAGTATATTTTAAATCATTCTGAAGCTAAGTACTGCTTTGTATCGGATGCTGAAATCATTAAAAAACTTAACACCGTTAAAGCCAGCACCAAGCTTAAAAACGTGTATACTTTTGATGAGGTTTCTGGTGAAACCCATTGGAACGAAGTGTTAAAGCTAGGTGAAGATGACACAAACCAAAATGAAGTTGAGGCCAGAAAAAAAGCAGTTAAATCCAACGATTTGGCTACCTTAATTTATACGTCCGGCACCACCGGAAAACCTAAGGGCGTAATGTTGTCGCACAGCAATTTAGTTTCAAATGTTTTAGATAGTGAAAAACGTGTACCTTTTGATTATGGCGAATCTAAATCACTGAGTTTTCTGCCGGTTTGCCACGTTTTTGAGCGTATGATTTTATACTTATACCAATACTGCGGGGTAGAAATTTATTTTGCCGAATCAATTGAGGCCATGGGTGATAACCTTAAGGAAATTAAACCCAACGTGATGACGGCGGTACCACGATTATACGAGAAAGTTTACGACAAAATTATAGCTAAAGGTGCCGATTTATCGGGCATAAAAAAGATGCTTTTCTTTTGGGCGGTAGAATTAGGTTTAAAATACGAACCCTACGGAAAAAATGGCTGGTGGTACGAAACACAGTTAAAATTGGCGCGAAAACTTATTTTTAGCAAATGGAAAGAAGGTCTTGGCAATAATTTAGATTTAATGGTTTCTGGTAGCGCAGCCTTACAACCCAGGTTAACGCGCATATTTGCTGCGGCCGAAATGCCCATTATGGAAGGTTATGGATTAACCGAAACATCGCCAGTGATTTCGGTAAACGACCAACGCGACGGCGGATTTAAAATTGGAACCGTTGGAAAAGTGATTGATAAGGTTGAAGTGAAAATTGCTAAAGATGGAGAGATTTTGGTAAAAGGCCCCAATGTGATGTTAGGCTATTATAAAGATGCCGAAAAAACAGCCAGTGTTATGACCGATGATTATTTTCATACGGGAGATATTGGTGAATTAGACGCAGAAGGGTTTTTAAAAATTACCGATCGGAAAAAAGAAATGTTTAAAACTTCCGGCGGAAAATATGTAGCTCCGGCTTTAATTGAAAACCGTTTTAAACAGTCGCGATTTATTGAACAAATTATGGTTATTGGAGAAGGCGAAAAAATGCCAGCTGCTTTAATTCAAATTAATTTTGAGTTTGTTGAAGAATGGGCGAAACGACACAACATTAAATTCAGTTCCTCAAAAGACCTTATTACAAACGACACTTTACACGATCGTATTCAAGAAGAAATAGACGATGCCAACAAACATTTTGGCAAATGGGAACACATAAAAAAGTTTGAAATTACACCCGATTTATGGACCATTGATGGCGGTCATTTAACGCCCACCATGAAAATGAAGCGAAAAGCAATTAAAGAAATTTATAAAGATTTGATTGAGAAAATTTATAGGTCTTAA
- a CDS encoding glycosyl hydrolase family 18 protein, producing MKNRILLFFTVLMFVVSCSKDDVPKDDGPKTDGRTAVVVGYLPYYRFALSDNIEYCKLTHLNLAFANPDKDGNIIMETITKVVSDARHANPDIIICVSLAGGALTVEQAANWSNLIDVPANRPGFISNIVNYVLDNNLDGVDVDLEWSHVTSGYSDFVIELDAALNTHNKLITAAFPHTRYSHVTDAALQVFDIINIMSYDATGPWLPSFPGQHSSLNFSREGIHFWNNIVGISAEKLTLGVPFYGYNFVNATTVNAVTYNQMVRDDVNNANLDQVGTTFYNGIPTIKSKVNLAFDKNIGGIMIWELGQDSFDNYSLLKTIHDEYTALGVKTSGLCGNR from the coding sequence ATGAAAAATAGAATTTTACTTTTTTTTACCGTGCTTATGTTTGTGGTGTCGTGCAGTAAAGACGATGTACCTAAAGACGACGGCCCGAAAACAGATGGCAGAACAGCGGTGGTAGTGGGGTATTTACCTTATTATAGGTTTGCTTTGAGTGATAACATTGAATATTGTAAGCTTACCCATTTAAATTTGGCTTTTGCAAATCCTGATAAAGACGGGAACATTATTATGGAAACTATTACCAAGGTGGTCTCGGATGCTAGACATGCCAATCCTGATATAATTATTTGTGTTTCTTTGGCCGGCGGCGCTTTAACGGTTGAGCAGGCTGCAAATTGGTCCAATTTAATTGATGTGCCTGCGAACAGACCTGGATTTATTTCAAACATCGTTAATTATGTGTTGGATAATAATTTAGATGGTGTTGATGTCGATTTAGAGTGGAGCCATGTAACTTCTGGGTATAGCGATTTTGTGATAGAATTGGATGCGGCATTAAATACCCATAATAAATTAATAACTGCTGCTTTTCCGCATACACGGTATAGTCATGTTACCGATGCCGCGTTACAGGTTTTCGATATTATAAATATCATGTCGTATGATGCCACGGGACCGTGGTTGCCGTCATTTCCGGGGCAGCACAGTTCACTTAATTTTTCAAGAGAAGGTATTCACTTTTGGAATAATATCGTAGGCATTTCTGCAGAAAAACTCACCCTAGGGGTTCCTTTTTATGGCTACAATTTTGTTAACGCTACCACCGTTAATGCAGTTACTTACAATCAAATGGTTAGAGATGATGTAAATAATGCGAATTTAGATCAGGTAGGAACGACCTTTTATAATGGGATTCCAACCATTAAATCTAAAGTTAATTTAGCTTTTGATAAGAATATTGGTGGCATTATGATTTGGGAGCTTGGGCAAGATTCTTTTGATAATTATTCGTTATTAAAAACCATTCATGATGAATACACCGCCTTAGGTGTAAAAACCAGCGGGCTTTGTGGTAATCGGTAA
- a CDS encoding 3-hydroxyacyl-CoA dehydrogenase/enoyl-CoA hydratase family protein → MSKRRIKKIAIIGSGIMGSGIACHFANIGVDVLLLDIIPRELTDTEKAKGLTLDDKIVRNRLVNNALAASIKSKPAPLYHPSFKNRITTGNLEDDIAKVADVDWIMEVVVERLDIKQQVFEKLEKHRTPGTLITSNTSGIPIKFMSEGRSEDFQKHFCGTHFFNPARYLKLFEIIPGPKTDASVLEFLNGYGEQFLGKTSVIAKDTPAFIGNRIGIFSIQSLFHTVKDLDLTIEEVDKLSGPVIGRPKSATFRTVDVVGLDTLVHVANGIRENCPKDERIELFELPDFINKMMENKWLGSKTGQGFYKKVRKDDGSSEILSLDLNTLEYREKKRAKFATLELTKTVDKVVDRFKILVKGKDKAGEFYRKSFAALFAYVSHRIPEITDDLYKIDDAMKAGFGWEHGPFQIWDAIGVEKGIEMMKAEGLEPNTWVNNMLAAGCTSFYTIKNGATYAYDIPKRSHEKIPGQDAFIILDNIRKSNEVFKNSGVVIEDLGDGILNVEFQSKMNTIGGDVLAGLNKAIDLAEKDFAGLVVGNQAANFSVGANIGMIFMMAAEQEYDELNMAIKYFQDTMMRMRYSAIPTVAAPHGMALGGGCELSMHADKVVAAAETYIGLVEFGVGVIPGGGGSKEMALRAQDTFRKGDVQLNVLQEYFLTIGMAKVATSAYEAFDLGILQKGKDIVVVNKDRQIAVAKQHAKLMADMGYTQPVKRTDIKVLGKQALGMFLVGTDAMEDSNYISAHDKKIANKLAYVMAGGDLSEPTLVSEQYLLDLEREAFLSLCTERKTLERIQHMLTKGKPLRN, encoded by the coding sequence ATGAGCAAACGTAGAATAAAAAAAATAGCCATTATAGGTTCAGGAATTATGGGAAGCGGTATCGCTTGTCATTTTGCCAATATTGGCGTTGATGTTTTATTATTAGACATTATTCCGAGAGAACTTACCGACACTGAAAAAGCTAAAGGCTTAACTTTAGACGATAAAATTGTTAGAAACCGATTAGTGAACAACGCCTTGGCGGCATCCATAAAATCGAAACCCGCACCACTCTATCACCCTTCTTTTAAAAACCGAATTACTACGGGCAATCTTGAAGACGACATAGCTAAAGTTGCCGATGTGGATTGGATTATGGAGGTTGTTGTAGAGCGCTTGGATATCAAGCAACAAGTTTTCGAAAAGCTTGAAAAACACAGAACACCCGGAACATTAATTACTTCGAACACCTCGGGAATTCCTATAAAATTTATGAGCGAAGGCCGAAGTGAAGATTTTCAAAAGCATTTCTGCGGCACACACTTTTTTAATCCTGCTCGTTACTTAAAATTATTTGAAATTATTCCAGGCCCAAAAACAGATGCTTCTGTATTAGAGTTTTTGAATGGTTATGGAGAGCAATTCTTAGGAAAAACCTCGGTAATCGCTAAAGATACTCCGGCGTTTATTGGGAATAGAATCGGAATTTTTAGTATCCAAAGTTTATTTCACACGGTTAAAGATTTAGATTTAACCATTGAAGAAGTCGATAAATTATCGGGGCCAGTAATTGGTCGCCCAAAATCGGCAACCTTCAGAACGGTTGATGTTGTGGGATTGGATACTTTGGTTCATGTGGCAAACGGCATTAGGGAAAACTGTCCGAAAGACGAACGTATTGAATTATTTGAATTACCAGATTTCATCAACAAAATGATGGAAAACAAATGGTTAGGCAGTAAAACCGGACAAGGTTTTTATAAAAAAGTAAGAAAAGACGATGGATCTTCGGAAATCCTATCGCTAGACTTAAACACATTAGAATACAGAGAAAAAAAACGTGCAAAATTCGCGACATTAGAATTAACCAAAACTGTTGATAAGGTTGTTGACCGTTTTAAAATTTTGGTGAAAGGAAAAGATAAAGCAGGTGAATTTTACCGTAAGAGCTTTGCTGCATTATTCGCATACGTATCACATAGGATTCCAGAAATAACAGATGATTTATACAAAATAGATGATGCGATGAAAGCTGGTTTTGGCTGGGAACATGGCCCGTTCCAAATATGGGATGCCATAGGTGTTGAAAAAGGTATTGAAATGATGAAAGCCGAAGGGCTGGAACCAAATACATGGGTAAACAACATGTTGGCCGCTGGATGCACATCATTCTATACCATAAAAAATGGGGCAACTTATGCGTATGATATTCCTAAGCGATCACATGAAAAAATACCTGGACAGGATGCCTTCATTATTTTGGATAACATCAGAAAATCGAATGAAGTCTTTAAAAACTCAGGTGTTGTTATCGAAGATTTGGGCGACGGTATTTTAAATGTAGAATTCCAATCGAAAATGAACACCATTGGAGGCGATGTTTTAGCAGGTTTAAATAAAGCTATTGATTTAGCCGAAAAGGATTTTGCAGGATTGGTGGTTGGTAATCAAGCTGCTAATTTCTCCGTAGGCGCCAATATTGGTATGATTTTTATGATGGCTGCCGAACAAGAATATGACGAGCTTAATATGGCTATAAAATATTTTCAGGACACCATGATGCGCATGCGCTATTCGGCTATTCCAACCGTTGCCGCACCACATGGTATGGCACTAGGTGGTGGCTGTGAACTATCGATGCACGCCGACAAAGTGGTTGCTGCTGCCGAAACCTACATCGGATTGGTTGAATTTGGAGTCGGGGTCATTCCTGGCGGTGGAGGCTCAAAAGAAATGGCTTTAAGAGCACAAGATACTTTTAGAAAAGGTGATGTTCAGTTAAATGTTCTTCAAGAATATTTCTTAACTATTGGTATGGCTAAAGTAGCGACTTCGGCGTACGAGGCTTTCGATTTAGGCATTCTTCAAAAAGGAAAAGATATTGTTGTAGTTAATAAAGACCGTCAAATTGCGGTTGCCAAACAACATGCAAAATTAATGGCGGATATGGGTTATACCCAACCTGTAAAACGCACGGATATAAAAGTGCTCGGAAAACAAGCATTAGGTATGTTTTTAGTGGGAACCGACGCTATGGAAGACAGTAATTACATCAGTGCACACGATAAAAAAATTGCCAATAAATTAGCATACGTTATGGCCGGTGGCGATTTATCTGAGCCAACTTTGGTAAGCGAACAATATCTATTGGATTTAGAACGAGAAGCCTTTTTAAGTTTATGTACCGAACGTAAAACTTTGGAACGGATTCAACACATGTTAACTAAAGGAAAACCATTACGTAATTAG
- a CDS encoding MarR family winged helix-turn-helix transcriptional regulator, producing the protein MKDKTIDYVLRTTWLTVQKMYNEEASKFDATMAVAFTLLSIDPVDGTPSTALGPKMGMEATSLSRILKTMEVRGLIERKSNPNDGRSVLIHLTEFGRKKRDYSKEKVLTFNEAIKGNICEEKLNNFYEVAELINDMVANKKIYNQNNDK; encoded by the coding sequence ATGAAAGACAAAACGATTGATTACGTGCTAAGAACCACATGGTTAACTGTTCAAAAAATGTATAACGAAGAGGCTTCAAAGTTTGATGCCACCATGGCAGTGGCCTTTACGTTATTGAGCATAGACCCTGTTGACGGGACACCTTCAACCGCTTTGGGTCCTAAAATGGGAATGGAAGCCACGAGTTTATCGCGCATATTAAAAACCATGGAAGTTCGCGGTTTAATTGAACGGAAATCAAATCCGAATGACGGCCGTAGCGTACTCATTCATTTAACCGAGTTTGGCAGAAAAAAAAGAGACTATTCCAAAGAGAAGGTTCTCACTTTTAACGAAGCCATTAAAGGAAATATTTGTGAAGAAAAACTAAATAATTTTTACGAGGTTGCCGAACTAATTAATGATATGGTAGCCAATAAAAAAATATACAATCAAAACAACGATAAGTAG